From Falco cherrug isolate bFalChe1 chromosome 4, bFalChe1.pri, whole genome shotgun sequence, one genomic window encodes:
- the IL17RE gene encoding interleukin-17 receptor E isoform X1: MRRGRPGAGRGAAAARPWGARCCSSPPRCCCRGSGPPSPASGSPPTSSAGPPVSSGGAGRRARGSRALQADSTLSRPRCRRPARPGPPLEPPALALSGARLCLPAQPCRPCLRVRLALPAAELSGVRGLQLNFLELGSNRAGWLQVWRRHRAPRSSPWQVQFDCFPAESGQQVLVSLRTIPDRGLALSRRRLVTAELPGPVFNHAWVPEARAIEVWVPEGPALMVRLCHQLALECEELPRPFHQQVLVLGGSRVSLPYEFLVPCLCIEASYPHHDSPRSKRCPFRDQPAAYGPELWSSVRFHDYSASSKDQMAMVLSTSCPLHPRATLCWRDVAAETAPCHDIPNSTASEEEQAYTLDKVDVHPQLCFRFSYRNSSHVECPHQPETAWNVSVSIWGLQLRLHLTSSIPTAFSAALCQRRSGQCEAEAPLYTVTQPEGSAPGELALLLPVQVLGSCVLVWRSDVRFARKQLLCPDVSRRHFGLLGLALVLGLVVTVLLLNCRGTWRPADGGLGGRPVLLLYSPDSEEHLGLVCALAERLRAGLGCDVHLDLWEAGGLGQAGTLPWLYAQRGRVGRQHGTVLLLWSRGSARLFRRWRVGAAGGTAGDAHDIFGAAMACLHGELGVAGHGGGWVLAYFSHLCSPRDVPRPLRPLPTYRLPRQLPGLLGALRGSPPVPRRWGRAGGLLHRLLEEGAGEGTPPARPPGVAAGT; encoded by the exons ATGCGacggggccggcccggggcggggcggggagcggcggcggctcgGCCATGGGGCGCCCGGTGCTGCTCGTCGCCGCCGCGCTGCTGCTGCCGTGGGTCGGGGCCGCCGTCACCCGCTTCCGGGTCTCCGCCAACTTC GAGTGCCGGGCCACCGGTGAGtagcggcggggccgggcggcgagCGCGGGGCTCCCGGGCTCTGCAGG CCGACAGCACGCTGAGCcgcccccgctgccgccgcccggcccggcccgggcccccGCTGGAGCCACCCGCCCTGGCGCTGAGCGGGGCCCGCCTGTGCCTGCCCGCGCAGCCGTGCCGGCCCTGCCTGCGGGTGCGCCTGGCACTCCCCGCCGCAG AGCTCAGCGGTGTCCGTGGGCTGCAGCTCAACTTCCTGGAGCTGGGCTCCAACCGGGCGGGCTGGCTGCAGGTGTGGCGGCGGCACCGGGCACCGCGCAGCTCACCG tgGCAGGTGCAGTTCGACTGCTTCCCGGCGGAGAGTGGGCAGCAGGTCCTGGTGTCCCTGCGCACCATCCCTGACCGAGGTTTGGCCCTCAGCCGTCGCCGTCTGGTCACTGCTGAGCTGCCCG ggccCGTCTTCAACCATGCCTGGGTCCCTGAGGCACGGGCCATCGAGGTGTGGGTGCCCGAAGGCCCTGCCCTGATGGTGCGGCTGTGCCACCAGCTGGCCCTGGAGTGCGAGGAGCTGCCCCGGCCCTTCCACCAGCAG gtgctggtgctggggggcagccgCGTCTCGCTGCCGTATGAGTTCCTGGTGCCCTGCCTGTGTATCGAG GCCTCTTACCCACACCACGACAGCCCACGCAGCAAGCGCTGCCCCTTCCGTGACCAGCCAGCCGCCT ATGGCCCCGAGCTGTGGTCCTCAGTGCGCTTCCACGACTACAGTGCCAGCAGCAAGGACCAGATGGCGATGGTGCTGAGCACCAGCTGCCCCCTACACCCGCGGGCCACCCTGTGCTGGAGAGATGTGGCGGCTGAGACTGCACCCTGCCATGACATCCCCAACTCCACAGCCAGTGAGGAGGAGCAG GCATATACACTGGACAAGGTGGATGTacacccccagctctgcttccGG TTCTCCTACAGGAACAGCAGCCATGTAGAGTGTCCCCACCAGCCAG AGACCGCCTGGAACGTTTCAGTGAGCATTTGGGGGCTGCAGTTGCGCCTGCACCTCACCTCcagcatccccacagccttCAGCGCAGCCCTCTGCCAGCGCCGGAGTGGGCAGTGTGAGGCTGAGGCCCCACTCTACACCGTCACACAG CCGGAGGGCTCTGCCCCGGgggagctggcactgctgctgccagtgcaggTCCTGGGCAGCTGCGTGCTG GTGTGGCGCTCAGATGTGCGCTTTGCTCGGAAGCAGCTGCTCTGTCCTGATG TCTCCCGCAGGCACTTTGGGCTGCTGGGCCTGGcactggtgctggggctggtggtgaCTGTGCTGCTTCTCAACTGCCGCGGCACCTGGAGGCCGGCTGATG GTGGCCTGGGCGGGCGCCCCGTGCTGCTGCTGTACTCCCCGGACTCGGAGGAGCACCTTGGCCTGGTGTGCGCACTGGCCGAGCGCCTGCGTGCGGGGCTGGGCTGCGACGTGCACCTGGACCTGTGGGAAGCAGGTGGCTTGGGGCAGGCAGGCACCCTGCCATGGCTCTACGCCCAGCGGGGCCGCGTGGGCCGCCAGCACGGCACTGTCCTCCTTCTCTGGAGCCGGGGCAGTGCCCGGCTTTTCCGCCGGTGGCGGGTCGGGGCAGCCGGTGGGACCGCTGGCGATGCCCACGACATCTTCGGGGCGGCCATGGCCTGCCTgcacggggagctgggggtggcgGGACATGGTGGCGGGTGGGTGCTGGCCTACTTCAGCCATCTCTGCAGCCCCCGCGATGTCCCCAGGCCACTCCGACCCCTGCCCACCTACCGCCTGCCccggcagctgcctgggctgctgggtgCCCTGCGGGGCAGCCCCCCGGTTCCCCGccgctggggcagagcaggggggcTCCTGCACcggctgctggaggagggggctggggagggcaccCCCCCAGCTCGACCCCCCGGGGTGGCAGCTGGCACCTGA
- the IL17RE gene encoding interleukin-17 receptor E isoform X3 has product MRRGRPGAGRGAAAARPWGARCCSSPPRCCCRGSGPPSPASGSPPTSSAGPPVSSGGAGRRARGSRALQELSGVRGLQLNFLELGSNRAGWLQVWRRHRAPRSSPWQVQFDCFPAESGQQVLVSLRTIPDRGLALSRRRLVTAELPGPVFNHAWVPEARAIEVWVPEGPALMVRLCHQLALECEELPRPFHQQVLVLGGSRVSLPYEFLVPCLCIEASYPHHDSPRSKRCPFRDQPAAYGPELWSSVRFHDYSASSKDQMAMVLSTSCPLHPRATLCWRDVAAETAPCHDIPNSTASEEEQAYTLDKVDVHPQLCFRFSYRNSSHVECPHQPETAWNVSVSIWGLQLRLHLTSSIPTAFSAALCQRRSGQCEAEAPLYTVTQPEGSAPGELALLLPVQVLGSCVLVWRSDVRFARKQLLCPDVSRRHFGLLGLALVLGLVVTVLLLNCRGTWRPADGGLGGRPVLLLYSPDSEEHLGLVCALAERLRAGLGCDVHLDLWEAGGLGQAGTLPWLYAQRGRVGRQHGTVLLLWSRGSARLFRRWRVGAAGGTAGDAHDIFGAAMACLHGELGVAGHGGGWVLAYFSHLCSPRDVPRPLRPLPTYRLPRQLPGLLGALRGSPPVPRRWGRAGGLLHRLLEEGAGEGTPPARPPGVAAGT; this is encoded by the exons ATGCGacggggccggcccggggcggggcggggagcggcggcggctcgGCCATGGGGCGCCCGGTGCTGCTCGTCGCCGCCGCGCTGCTGCTGCCGTGGGTCGGGGCCGCCGTCACCCGCTTCCGGGTCTCCGCCAACTTC GAGTGCCGGGCCACCGGTGAGtagcggcggggccgggcggcgagCGCGGGGCTCCCGGGCTCTGCAGG AGCTCAGCGGTGTCCGTGGGCTGCAGCTCAACTTCCTGGAGCTGGGCTCCAACCGGGCGGGCTGGCTGCAGGTGTGGCGGCGGCACCGGGCACCGCGCAGCTCACCG tgGCAGGTGCAGTTCGACTGCTTCCCGGCGGAGAGTGGGCAGCAGGTCCTGGTGTCCCTGCGCACCATCCCTGACCGAGGTTTGGCCCTCAGCCGTCGCCGTCTGGTCACTGCTGAGCTGCCCG ggccCGTCTTCAACCATGCCTGGGTCCCTGAGGCACGGGCCATCGAGGTGTGGGTGCCCGAAGGCCCTGCCCTGATGGTGCGGCTGTGCCACCAGCTGGCCCTGGAGTGCGAGGAGCTGCCCCGGCCCTTCCACCAGCAG gtgctggtgctggggggcagccgCGTCTCGCTGCCGTATGAGTTCCTGGTGCCCTGCCTGTGTATCGAG GCCTCTTACCCACACCACGACAGCCCACGCAGCAAGCGCTGCCCCTTCCGTGACCAGCCAGCCGCCT ATGGCCCCGAGCTGTGGTCCTCAGTGCGCTTCCACGACTACAGTGCCAGCAGCAAGGACCAGATGGCGATGGTGCTGAGCACCAGCTGCCCCCTACACCCGCGGGCCACCCTGTGCTGGAGAGATGTGGCGGCTGAGACTGCACCCTGCCATGACATCCCCAACTCCACAGCCAGTGAGGAGGAGCAG GCATATACACTGGACAAGGTGGATGTacacccccagctctgcttccGG TTCTCCTACAGGAACAGCAGCCATGTAGAGTGTCCCCACCAGCCAG AGACCGCCTGGAACGTTTCAGTGAGCATTTGGGGGCTGCAGTTGCGCCTGCACCTCACCTCcagcatccccacagccttCAGCGCAGCCCTCTGCCAGCGCCGGAGTGGGCAGTGTGAGGCTGAGGCCCCACTCTACACCGTCACACAG CCGGAGGGCTCTGCCCCGGgggagctggcactgctgctgccagtgcaggTCCTGGGCAGCTGCGTGCTG GTGTGGCGCTCAGATGTGCGCTTTGCTCGGAAGCAGCTGCTCTGTCCTGATG TCTCCCGCAGGCACTTTGGGCTGCTGGGCCTGGcactggtgctggggctggtggtgaCTGTGCTGCTTCTCAACTGCCGCGGCACCTGGAGGCCGGCTGATG GTGGCCTGGGCGGGCGCCCCGTGCTGCTGCTGTACTCCCCGGACTCGGAGGAGCACCTTGGCCTGGTGTGCGCACTGGCCGAGCGCCTGCGTGCGGGGCTGGGCTGCGACGTGCACCTGGACCTGTGGGAAGCAGGTGGCTTGGGGCAGGCAGGCACCCTGCCATGGCTCTACGCCCAGCGGGGCCGCGTGGGCCGCCAGCACGGCACTGTCCTCCTTCTCTGGAGCCGGGGCAGTGCCCGGCTTTTCCGCCGGTGGCGGGTCGGGGCAGCCGGTGGGACCGCTGGCGATGCCCACGACATCTTCGGGGCGGCCATGGCCTGCCTgcacggggagctgggggtggcgGGACATGGTGGCGGGTGGGTGCTGGCCTACTTCAGCCATCTCTGCAGCCCCCGCGATGTCCCCAGGCCACTCCGACCCCTGCCCACCTACCGCCTGCCccggcagctgcctgggctgctgggtgCCCTGCGGGGCAGCCCCCCGGTTCCCCGccgctggggcagagcaggggggcTCCTGCACcggctgctggaggagggggctggggagggcaccCCCCCAGCTCGACCCCCCGGGGTGGCAGCTGGCACCTGA
- the IL17RE gene encoding interleukin-17 receptor E isoform X2, with product MGRPVLLVAAALLLPWVGAAVTRFRVSANFECRATADSTLSRPRCRRPARPGPPLEPPALALSGARLCLPAQPCRPCLRVRLALPAAELSGVRGLQLNFLELGSNRAGWLQVWRRHRAPRSSPWQVQFDCFPAESGQQVLVSLRTIPDRGLALSRRRLVTAELPGPVFNHAWVPEARAIEVWVPEGPALMVRLCHQLALECEELPRPFHQQVLVLGGSRVSLPYEFLVPCLCIEASYPHHDSPRSKRCPFRDQPAAYGPELWSSVRFHDYSASSKDQMAMVLSTSCPLHPRATLCWRDVAAETAPCHDIPNSTASEEEQAYTLDKVDVHPQLCFRFSYRNSSHVECPHQPETAWNVSVSIWGLQLRLHLTSSIPTAFSAALCQRRSGQCEAEAPLYTVTQPEGSAPGELALLLPVQVLGSCVLVWRSDVRFARKQLLCPDVSRRHFGLLGLALVLGLVVTVLLLNCRGTWRPADGGLGGRPVLLLYSPDSEEHLGLVCALAERLRAGLGCDVHLDLWEAGGLGQAGTLPWLYAQRGRVGRQHGTVLLLWSRGSARLFRRWRVGAAGGTAGDAHDIFGAAMACLHGELGVAGHGGGWVLAYFSHLCSPRDVPRPLRPLPTYRLPRQLPGLLGALRGSPPVPRRWGRAGGLLHRLLEEGAGEGTPPARPPGVAAGT from the exons ATGGGGCGCCCGGTGCTGCTCGTCGCCGCCGCGCTGCTGCTGCCGTGGGTCGGGGCCGCCGTCACCCGCTTCCGGGTCTCCGCCAACTTC GAGTGCCGGGCCACCG CCGACAGCACGCTGAGCcgcccccgctgccgccgcccggcccggcccgggcccccGCTGGAGCCACCCGCCCTGGCGCTGAGCGGGGCCCGCCTGTGCCTGCCCGCGCAGCCGTGCCGGCCCTGCCTGCGGGTGCGCCTGGCACTCCCCGCCGCAG AGCTCAGCGGTGTCCGTGGGCTGCAGCTCAACTTCCTGGAGCTGGGCTCCAACCGGGCGGGCTGGCTGCAGGTGTGGCGGCGGCACCGGGCACCGCGCAGCTCACCG tgGCAGGTGCAGTTCGACTGCTTCCCGGCGGAGAGTGGGCAGCAGGTCCTGGTGTCCCTGCGCACCATCCCTGACCGAGGTTTGGCCCTCAGCCGTCGCCGTCTGGTCACTGCTGAGCTGCCCG ggccCGTCTTCAACCATGCCTGGGTCCCTGAGGCACGGGCCATCGAGGTGTGGGTGCCCGAAGGCCCTGCCCTGATGGTGCGGCTGTGCCACCAGCTGGCCCTGGAGTGCGAGGAGCTGCCCCGGCCCTTCCACCAGCAG gtgctggtgctggggggcagccgCGTCTCGCTGCCGTATGAGTTCCTGGTGCCCTGCCTGTGTATCGAG GCCTCTTACCCACACCACGACAGCCCACGCAGCAAGCGCTGCCCCTTCCGTGACCAGCCAGCCGCCT ATGGCCCCGAGCTGTGGTCCTCAGTGCGCTTCCACGACTACAGTGCCAGCAGCAAGGACCAGATGGCGATGGTGCTGAGCACCAGCTGCCCCCTACACCCGCGGGCCACCCTGTGCTGGAGAGATGTGGCGGCTGAGACTGCACCCTGCCATGACATCCCCAACTCCACAGCCAGTGAGGAGGAGCAG GCATATACACTGGACAAGGTGGATGTacacccccagctctgcttccGG TTCTCCTACAGGAACAGCAGCCATGTAGAGTGTCCCCACCAGCCAG AGACCGCCTGGAACGTTTCAGTGAGCATTTGGGGGCTGCAGTTGCGCCTGCACCTCACCTCcagcatccccacagccttCAGCGCAGCCCTCTGCCAGCGCCGGAGTGGGCAGTGTGAGGCTGAGGCCCCACTCTACACCGTCACACAG CCGGAGGGCTCTGCCCCGGgggagctggcactgctgctgccagtgcaggTCCTGGGCAGCTGCGTGCTG GTGTGGCGCTCAGATGTGCGCTTTGCTCGGAAGCAGCTGCTCTGTCCTGATG TCTCCCGCAGGCACTTTGGGCTGCTGGGCCTGGcactggtgctggggctggtggtgaCTGTGCTGCTTCTCAACTGCCGCGGCACCTGGAGGCCGGCTGATG GTGGCCTGGGCGGGCGCCCCGTGCTGCTGCTGTACTCCCCGGACTCGGAGGAGCACCTTGGCCTGGTGTGCGCACTGGCCGAGCGCCTGCGTGCGGGGCTGGGCTGCGACGTGCACCTGGACCTGTGGGAAGCAGGTGGCTTGGGGCAGGCAGGCACCCTGCCATGGCTCTACGCCCAGCGGGGCCGCGTGGGCCGCCAGCACGGCACTGTCCTCCTTCTCTGGAGCCGGGGCAGTGCCCGGCTTTTCCGCCGGTGGCGGGTCGGGGCAGCCGGTGGGACCGCTGGCGATGCCCACGACATCTTCGGGGCGGCCATGGCCTGCCTgcacggggagctgggggtggcgGGACATGGTGGCGGGTGGGTGCTGGCCTACTTCAGCCATCTCTGCAGCCCCCGCGATGTCCCCAGGCCACTCCGACCCCTGCCCACCTACCGCCTGCCccggcagctgcctgggctgctgggtgCCCTGCGGGGCAGCCCCCCGGTTCCCCGccgctggggcagagcaggggggcTCCTGCACcggctgctggaggagggggctggggagggcaccCCCCCAGCTCGACCCCCCGGGGTGGCAGCTGGCACCTGA
- the IL17RC gene encoding LOW QUALITY PROTEIN: interleukin-17 receptor C (The sequence of the model RefSeq protein was modified relative to this genomic sequence to represent the inferred CDS: inserted 1 base in 1 codon; deleted 1 base in 1 codon; substituted 1 base at 1 genomic stop codon): MAPRAEAGAARGPVRERGGPTPGRSVPRXDPGVRDRSRKRELAAAAGPAEPGAXSVGSGRRGAGAPHGPGPAMRALGRLLLLLLVVAGVAGERGAPHDALACSQGLACRLLDTDVLCGTEPPGPGHGLSLSGLRLEPALRCAGPTACSPCLEARLRLALPPGSSGQPRRPSPSGIPWAQDGGEGGQWSPVDGAASSQPNITALLLLSGHTYTSSRCVAVEVQAPLAPSLPGRPLGWVTFRCFEAPLGSELHVTAYTNSHGRQRLSQWQRVPDCSWPKAQAAVPQCQVPRLRISPGPKEVVVEVQGAAVGHSYTLRLYHNQSHSTSGPGRAVTASSPMNYSLPAEEVLPCLCLQVWPETQDSLRATLCPFSHDTEAWERLWAHSQLVLHAVGQVLTCSLSAPCDLPAELVPCWQLVPTGPCQALPGLQQPNVGQGPQDFGGLRPHPNLCVQVWSSGQVQLIQCLRDRALPGRPDDLLLLEPGGNTSLCVLEQGACTPLASFTSTGAGHPGLLERELQRDVAAGQCRQIWHSKNSTGVVLWACPLHKYLRARWALAWMGVLLGAACLLLLLLLKKEDVKGWLKSLRAGYGSEGPLQGRRALLVHAVEPAAERAACALMAALRPLGLAVVAAPGGGSGVATWGPLPWLHAQHHRALCDGDTIILLLTPAAVAAAHEWDARAGASGPSPGPSHGAGPDEAPTVAPCEVFAAALSCAMPALVVGSGHYVVARLEASVPVVPPALQTAPAFALPSETEAFLRALAGPRQRRGWWPEPYVVAVAEGLQRAVGE; this comes from the exons atGGCCCCCCG CGCCGAGGCAGGGGCCGCCCGCGGGCCGGTGCGGGAGCGGGGAGGCCCCACCCCGGGGCGGTCGGTGCCGCGCTAGGACCCGGGTGTCCGGGATCGGAGCAGGAAGCGGgagctggcggcggcggcggggcccgcggAGCCGGGAG GGAGCGTCGGGAGTGGCCGGCGTGGGGCCGGGGCACCccacggccccggccccgccatgCGTGCCCTagggcggctgctgctgctgctgctggtggtggccgGGGTGGCGGGTGAGCGCGGGGCCCCCCACGACGCCCTGGCTTGCTCCCAG GGCCTCGCCTGCCGCCTTCTGG aCACCGACGTGCTGTGCGGGACGGAGCCACCAGGGCCCGGGCATGGGCTGTCCCTGTCTGGGCTGCGGCTGGAGCCAGCGCTGCGCTGTGCCGGGCCCACGGCCTGCTCACCCTGCCTGGAGGCACGCCTGCGCCTGGCCCTGCCACCTGGCTCCAGCGGCCAGCCCCGCCGTCCCTCGCCGTCTGGCATCCCCTGGGCACAGGATGGTGGCGAGGGGGGACAGTGGTCACCGGTGGATGGGGCCGcctcatcccagcccaacatcactgcgctgctgctgctctccggACACACGTACACTTCCTCCCGCTGTGTGGCCGTGGAGGTCCAGGCACCCCTGGCACCCTCACTGCCTGGCCGACCCCTG ggctgggtgaCCTTCCGGTGCTTCGAGGCGCCGCTGGGCTCCGAGCTCCACGTCACAGCGTACACCAATTCGCACGGCCGCCAGAGGCTGAGCCAGTGGCAGCGGGTGCCAG ACTGCTCGTGGCCTAAGGCACAGGCTGCCGTCCCCCAGTGCCAAG TGCCTAGGCTGCGCATCTCCCCGGGGCCGAAGGAAGTGGTCGTGGAGGTGCAGGGGGCCGCTGTGGGGCACAGCTACACCCTCCGGCTCTACCACAACCAGAGCCACAGCACCAGTGGGCCAGGGCGTGCAGTGACCGCA AGCAGCCCCATGAACTACAGCCTGCCAGCCGAGGAGGTgctgccctgcctctgcctgcag GTCTGGCCAGAGACACAGGACTCACTGCGGGCCACCCTGTGCCCCTTCTCCCACG ACACTGAGGCCTGGGAGCGGCTGTGGGCACACAGCCAGCTGGTCCTGCATGCTGTGGGGCAGGTGCTGACCTGCTCCCTCTCGGCGCCCTGCGACCTCCCGGCCGAGCTGGTGCCCTGTTGGCAACTGGTGCCCACCGGGCCCTGCCAAGCCTTGCCTGGCTTGCAGCAGCCCAACGTGGGGCAG GGACCCCAGGACTTTGGAGGGCTGCGGCCGCACCCCAACCTCTGTGTGCAG GTGTGGAGCAGTGGACAGGTCCAGCTGATCCAGTGCCTGAGGGACC GAGCGCTGCCTGGCCGCCCTGAtgacctcctgctgctggagcctggtGGGAACACCTCGCTGTGTGTCCTGGAGCAGGGCGCCTGCACGCCCCTCGCCAGCTTCACCAGCACG GGAGCGGGACACCCTGGTCTGCTGGAGCGGGAGCTGCAGCGGGACGTGGCGGctgggcagtgcaggcag ATCTGGCACAGCAAGAACAGCACCGGGGTCGTGCTCTGGGCCTGTCCCCTGCACAAGT ACCTGCGTGCCCGCTGGGCCCTGGCGTGGAtgggggtgctgctgggagccgcctgcctcctgctcctgctcctgctgaagAAAGAAGATGTGAAAG gcTGGCTGAAGTCCCTGAGGGCTGGCTATGGCTCTGAGG GCCCGCTGCAAGGCCGGCGGGCGCTGCTGGTGCACGCGGTGGAGCCGGCAGCAGAGCGGGCAGCGTGTGCTTTGATGGCAGCCCTGCGCCcactggggctggcagtggtggCAGCACCGGGAGGTGGCAGC GGGGTAGCGACGTGGGGGCCACTGCCCTGGTTGCATGCCCAGCACCACCGGGCCCTGTGTGACGGTGACACCATCATACTCCTCCTCACCCCGGCGGCTGTGGCTGCCGCACACGAGTGGGATGCCAGGGCCGGGGCCAGTGGCCCCAGCCCCGGTCCCAGCCATGGTGCCGGCCCCGATGAAGCCCCCACTGTCGCGCCCTGCGAGGTGTTCGCAGCAGCTCTGTCCTGCGCCATGCCAGCACTGGTGGTGGGCAGTGGGCACTACGTGGTGGCCCGGCTGGAGGCCTCGGTGCCGGTGGTGCCGCCAGCGCTGCAGACAGCCCCTGCCTTTGCACTGCCCAGCGAGACGGAGGCTTTCCTGCGGGCGCTGGCGGGACCACGGCAACGGCGGGGCTGGTGGCCAGAGCCATACGTGGTGGCGGTGGCCGAGGGGCTGCAGCGGGCAGTGGGGGAATAA
- the CRELD1 gene encoding protein disulfide isomerase CRELD1 — MGPRRRPAAALLPARRGGALLGAALLGGALLAVACAHPDPDPEWDGAEPCRACRGLADSFSRGLERTEHEGFGGGNTAWEEEKLAKYQHSETRLLEVLEGVCAPSDFTCHQLLERSEEHVERWWFHERQQHPDFFQWLCMDQLALCCPPGTYGPDCRPCAGGPRQPCSGNGRCDGDGTRRGTGLCVCSPGYGGPFCAECGDGYYEASRNKSHLICAECYRACGRCTGPEDSSCLRCKRGWVLHEHRCIDIDECGTEMAHCRANQFCVNTEGSYECRDCSTACIGCMGAGPARCKKCNKGYWRDGAKCLDVDECASAEEPVCTGVQEVCENTEGSYRCVCARGHVRRDGQCVEDKPPDAPEKGFFDDVTEDEVVVLQQMFFGVMICALATLAAKGDMVFTAIFIGAVAAMAGYWLSDRSDRVLDGFMKGR; from the exons ATggggccgcggcggcgcccGGCGGCCGCGCTGCtgccggcccggcgggggggggccctgctgggggctgccctccTCGGGGGGGCCCTGCTGGCGGTCGCCTGCGCCCACCCGGACCCCGACCCGGAGTGGGACGGGgccgagccgtgccgagccTGCCGCGGCCTCGCCGACAGCTTCAGCAGG GGCCTGGAGCGGACGGAGCACGAGGGTTTTGGTGGGGGCAACACCgcctgggaggaggagaagctggcCAAGTACCAGCACAG CGAGACCCGTctgctggaggtgctggagggCGTCTGCGCCCCCTCAGACTTCAcctgccaccagctgctggagcGGAGCGAGGAGCATGTGGAGCGGTGGTGGTTCCATGA gcGGCAGCAGCACCCCGACTTCTTCCAATGGCTGTGCATGGACCAGCTGGCACTCTGCTGCCCACCCGGCACCTACGGCCCTGACTGCAGGC CCTGTGCCGGTGGGCCCCGGCAGCCCTGCAGCGGCAATGGACGATGTGATGGTGACGGCACACGCCGTGGCACTGGTCTTTGCGTCTGCAGCCCAGGCTATGGTGGCCCCTTCTGTGCCGAGTGTGGTGACGGCTACTACGAGGCCTCACGGAACAAGAGCCACCTCATATGTGCCG AGTGCTACCGGGCCTGTGGGCGCTGCACGGGGCCGGAGGACTCCAGCTGCCTTCGCTGCAagaggggctgggtgctgcacGAGCACCGCTGCATCG ACATCGACGAGTGTGGCACAGAGATGGCGCACTGCCGAGCTAACCAGTTCTGCGTCAACACGGAAGGCTCCTACGAGTGCCGAG ACTGCTCCACGGCTTGCATTGGCTGCATGGGCGCTGGGCCGGCTCGCTGCAAGAAATGCAATAAGGGCTATTGGCGAGATGGAGCCAAGTGCCTGG ATGTGGATGAGTGTGCCAGCGCCGAGGAGCCGGTGTGTACAGGAGTGCAGGAGGTGTGCGAGAACACAGAGGGCAGCTACCGCTGTGTCTGTGCCCGTGGCCATGTCCGCCGGGATGGGCAGTGCGTGGAGGACAAGCCCCCCG ATGCCCCAGAGAAGGGCTTCTTTGATGACGTGACAGAGGATGAGGTGgtggtgctgcagcagatgtTCTTTGGCGTGATGATCTGTGCCCTCGCCACACTGGCTGCCAAGGGTGACATGGTCTTCACCGCCATCTTCATTGGCGCTGTGGCTGCCATGGCCGGCTACTGGCTCTCTGACCGCAGCGACCGTGTCCTCGATGGCTTCATGAAGGGCAGATAG